From a single Raphanus sativus cultivar WK10039 chromosome 3, ASM80110v3, whole genome shotgun sequence genomic region:
- the LOC108843927 gene encoding uncharacterized protein LOC108843927 — protein MDITINGVTETWIKETSSDQTPPSTGSIPKFWTKCHYCTVWYRLHICFVRITNTCRSCNKEFFAHELPRQGLLPGKNSSKDIMHKRALMIKRLLEIHKKHPVASNSRPSFWTTCRHCGYRERFLKVYKDKWFVCAKCQEETIAMEVLARSGEVLFNKLFHELKFRSKSEATTLVSGKKSSPGLSCDVKVGEKRKREEVAAAALSQNHSKLEGVIDKAVDKNRRGFNGNGDEGRREASNYGNAKVDDNFSLCDSSSGGDVVQPKIAECADLKFNDFDKLREEVNFAVGQVWSLYDTTDKVPRQYALIRKVSAPFCLRITYLEPDPDDEKQIQWFEQDLPVSTGQFRLGKNQNTKDRSLFSHVTHCNEGSNSGHFTVSPRKGETWALFKNWDIDWSSEPDSHRKYEYEFVEILSDYTDGDGVSVAFLHKAKGFASVFFRMGTGDEADTLHILPHSLYRFSYRISSFKLTGIEGKGVPKSAYELDQAALPEKISEVVVPSHLVAKPAPPEPRPEELCFTINGKVFQTGQIWSYTGCFDNMPRDYCRIYKISLTQAFEQAPVYKMHAFRFKATPLPKDIIPWEEKKYGDKKMPVGLGTYLLTQGSVALTPDRLSHLIVPGTSSKDRNEYTILPKTGEVWAIYRFWTPYLSADEMEKNYVDYGIVEVLDDASDYKVLALEPALQFSEDGRQKTVFRAAESKPLDFDDDDGTGVIYTIPKSKMLRFSHQIAASRVTKEIDGELKELFELDSTAVPVL, from the coding sequence ATGGATATCACCATTAATGGCGTTACAGAGACATGGATTAAAGAGACTTCCTCCGACCAAACTCCTCCTTCCACTGGCAGCATTCCAAAGTTTTGGACCAAGTGTCACTACTGCACTGTGTGGTACAGATTGCATATATGCTTTGTCCGCATAACGAACACATGTCGATCTTGCAACAAGGAGTTCTTCGCGCACGAGTTACCTCGTCAAGGTCTTTTACCAGGGAAAAACTCATCTAAGGACATTATGCATAAAAGGGCACTGATGATTAAAAGGCTCCTTGAGATACACAAGAAACATCCAGTTGCATCCAACTCACGTCCAAGCTTTTGGACTACGTGTAGACACTGTGGGTATAGAGAGCGTTTTCTTAAAGTGTATAAGGACAAATGGTTCGTTTGTGCCAAGTGTCAGGAGGAAACCATTGCGATGGAAGTCCTTGCAAGGTCAGGCGAGGTGTTGTTCAACAAATTGTTCCATGAGTTAAAGTTCAGGAGTAAGAGTGAAGCTACCACACTTGTGTCCGGTAAGAAAAGCTCTCCTGGTTTGAGCTGTGATGTGAAGGTTGgtgagaagagaaagagggaagaggttgctgctgctgctttaTCTCAAAATCACAGCAAGCTTGAAGGTGTTATTGATAAGGCTGTAGACAAAAACAGAAGAGGATTCAATGGCAATGGAGATGAAGGAAGGCGAGAAGCGTCAAACTATGGGAATGCTAAGGTGGATGACAACTTTAGTTTATGCGATTCAAGTTCAGGAGGTGATGTAGTACAACCAAAGATTGCTGAATGTGCTGATCTGAAGTTTAACGACTTTGATAAGCTGAGGGAAGAAGTCAACTTTGCAGTTGGCCAGGTCTGGTCTCTCTATGACACAACAGATAAGGTTCCTAGACAGTATGCTCTGATCAGAAAAGTTTCAGCTCCTTTTTGCCTTAGAATCACATATCTAGAGCCAGATCCTGATGATGAGAAACAGATCCAGTGGTTCGAACAAGACCTGCCTGTTTCTACTGGTCAATTCAGGCTTGGGAAAAACCAGAACACAAAAGACCGTTCACTATTCTCACATGTTACCCACTGCAACGAAGGCAGCAACTCTGGTCATTTTACTGTTTCCCCAAGGAAAGGAGAGACCTGGGCTCTATTCAAGAACTGGGATATTGACTGGTCTTCAGAGCCAGATTCTCACCGCAAATATGAGTATGAGTTTGTTGAGATTTTGTCAGATTACACTGATGGAGATGGTGTATCTGTTGCATTCTTGCATAAAGCAAAAGGCTTTGCGAGTGTCTTCTTCCGAATGGGAACTGGTGATGAGGCAGACACATTGCACATATTACCTCACAGTTTGTACCGATTCTCCTATAGGATCTCTTCCTTCAAACTGACTGGAATCGAAGGAAAAGGTGTGCCAAAGTCTGCTTATGAGCTGGACCAAGCTGCGTTACCAGAAAAAATTTCAGAGGTAGTCGTCCCTTCACATCTAGTAGCAAAGCCAGCCCCTCCAGAGCCTAGACCAGAAGAGCTCTGCTTTACTATAAACGGAAAGGTTTTTCAAACTGGCCAGATCTGGTCATACACCGGATGTTTTGATAACATGCCTAGGGACTACTGTAGGATCTATAAGATCAGTTTAACTCAAGCATTCGAGCAGGCTCCGGTTTACAAAATGCACGCGTTTCGATTTAAGGCTACACCTTTGCCTAAGGATATCATCCCTTGGGAGGAGAAGAAATATGGGGACAAGAAAATGCCTGTTGGTTTGGGAACTTACTTGTTAACTCAAGGTTCCGTAGCGCTCACTCCTGATCGTCTCTCACATCTGATAGTGCCTGGTACCTCCTCCAAGGATAGAAATGAATATACTATTCTTCCCAAGACTGGTGAAGTGTGGGCGATATACAGATTCTGGACTCCTTACCTTAGTGCCGATGAAATGGAGAAAAACTACGTGGACTATGGCATTGTCGAGGTTCTTGATGACGCCTCGGACTATAAGGTTTTGGCGTTGGAGCCTGCGTTGCAGTTTAGTGAAGATGGAAGGCAAAAGACAGTGTTTAGAGCGGCTGAGAGCAAGCCACTTGATTTTGATGATGACGATGGGACGGGAGTGATATATACAATCCCAAAGTCAAAAATGCTGAGATTCTCTCATCAGATTGCTGCTTCACGGGTAACCAAGGAGATAGATGGAGAGTTGAAAGAACTTTTTGAACTTGATTCTACAGCAGTGCCTGTATTGTGA